A single region of the Metarhizium brunneum chromosome 6, complete sequence genome encodes:
- the hnt3 gene encoding Aprataxin-like protein translates to MDSDPDEAITKDEIQSTAPAPPLPQNAFTALMAPKPKPKPPSRTAASTSLAPQASRPNPFKDRLGLGAYISSPSSFPPSIIIYENADFVAIHDKYPKSTIHTLLLPRSPSHNLLHPYEAFKDEAFLAKVQKEAAKLKALVAAELQRRLGRYSKADAARQAVLNGDKDSEDGELPGGRDWESEVKVGVHAVPSMTHLHIHVLSRDMHSSSMRHRKHYNSFNTPFLVDVGDFPMSEDDERLDPKEQGYLRRDLKCWRCGRGFGNRFTRLKEHLEEEFVAWRAE, encoded by the exons ATGGACTCCGACCCTGACGAAGCAATCACCAAGGACGAAATCCAAAGCACAGCCCCCGCGCCGCCTCTGCCCCAAAATGCCT TCACAGCTCTCATGGCACCCAAGCCCAAACCCAAACCACCTTCACGAAcagcagcatcaacatcccTAGCACCGCAGGCATCCCGCCCAAACCCATTCAAAGACCGCCTCGGGCTAGGCGCCTACATATCCTCCCCGTCGTCCTTCCCGCCCTCTATCATCATCTACGAAAACGCCGACTTTGTCGCCATCCACGACAAGTACCCCAAGTCCACCATCCACACGCTTCTCCTCCCTCGCTCCCCCTCCCACAACCTCCTCCACCCATACGAAGCCTTCAAGGACGAGGCATTCCTAGCAAAAGTCCAAAAAGAAGCCGCCAAGCTAAAAGCCCTCGTTGCCGCAGAACTACAGCGCCGGCTGGGGCGCTACTCCAAGGCGGACGCGGCTCGGCAGGCAGTGCtcaacggcgacaaggacagcgAGGACGGAGAGCTGCCCGGGGGCAGAGACTGGGAGAGCGAGGTCAAGGTCGGTGTGCACGCGGTGCCGAGCATGACGCATCTGCATATACACGTGCTGTCGAGGGACATGCACTCGAGCAGCATGCGGCACCGGAAGCACTATAATTCGTTCAACACCCCGTTCTTGGTTGATGTGGGTGATTTCCCCAtgagcgaggacgacgagcggCTGGATCCCAAGGAACAAGGGTATTTGCGGCGGGATTTGAAGTGTTGGCGGTGTGGGAGGGGGTTTGGGAATCGGTTCACGAGGTTGAAGGAGCATTTAGAGGAGGAGTTTGTGGCATGGAGGGCTGAGTGA